A genomic segment from Acyrthosiphon pisum isolate AL4f chromosome A3, pea_aphid_22Mar2018_4r6ur, whole genome shotgun sequence encodes:
- the LOC100164530 gene encoding armadillo repeat-containing protein 2: protein MYNREHVTKLPKTSSEIISEAKAALNPPLYIKPLTTNRPFTPRERVFFCQRRTNRPPSAFKLQHVQFQENKKTSCPKLPALDNPKYSTVNSLDCKKEIKRQTHSNSASTTRRRSNSDVANNANISRKKISSLSFPLSIDTLLKNHYEQNVYDHEYMSHENEINEARALCFDVDTDCLWIISLIETKMKKNFETSEMCSLLNKLAMAIKRENLSVIRDENKKETILKTVFKLVNTSPDDDLTVHILLVLLQMQVTGKYLATVCKLIFKISRLDKNDNLFLKTNVLTLFVDILGLATPREDAESLIYGYGALKFLTMNPDLMERAMNNGCLSLMLLHLKMINLERTERQVLPETINHVLYQLTGTLRNVVNDRKFYVELLSSGGLVTIYRALELFSGDIDVVTNISRILSIMSTDGKCCEALVDCWSNVSVLMSIIDKYPGQEEIVVRITYTLGNILTNNENARHQLYETHCSMGTFLNLMQLYLEKDLNNISRDVKFNIVEDVLIKIIRVIVNMSIQPEIGAKLVKAADDYHPVHKVKECEQFLDSLLTILRRKSIDENEELVLAALAALNNLSYYADMSNPNNGPFGARQLDITQALSLLLTTRNQFCKVEVARVFGNLTRSATVRDYLLETSGLLAVTNCLDSGDKELLVVCCGVLVNMTSDENNREAFKNYNGVSKMVNILRSLGEHNWTLSALICQTLWNVCSGSDRFPGDPMVVLDTLVKLTDEEQLFGELLSSNEEKVAEYKQWEDFASVATNLLEWLDELLEGRFDNIEQ from the exons atgtataacagAGAACACGTAACTAAGCTACCAAAAACCAGTTCAGAAATTATTAGTGAAGCGAAAGCAGCTCTGAATCCACCCCTTTATATAAAGCCACTTACAACTAATAGACCATTCACCCCTCGGGAGAGAGTTTTCTTCTGTCAACGACGAACAAATCGTCCACCAAGTGCTTTTAA GTTGCAACACGTGCAatttcaggaaaataaaaaaacaagttgTCCAAAACTACCAGCTCTTGATAATCCAAAATATTCTACAGTCAATAGTT TAGATTGTAAAAAAGAGATTAAAAGACAAACACATAGCAATTCAGCAAGCACTACACGTCGACGTTCTAATTCAGATGTGGCTAACAACGCAAatatatcaagaaaaaaaatttcgtcATTATCTTTTCCTCTGTCAATCGACACGCTACTAAAG aatcaTTATGAACAAAACGTTTACGATCATGAATACATGAGCCATGAAAATGAAATCAACGAGGCGAGAGCATTATGTTTTGATGTCGACACTGACTGCTTATGGATTATATCACTAATTGAaaccaaaatgaaaaaaa aCTTTGAAACTAGCGAGATGTGCTCACTTTTAAATAAGCTAGCAATGGCCATAAAACGCGAAAACCTATCGGTAATACGTgacgaaaataaaaaagaaactatACTGAAAACAGTATTTAAACTTGTTAACACTTCACCTGACGATGATCTTactgttcatatattattagtgttacttcag ATGCAAGTGACTGGAAAATATTTAGCAACTGTTTGCaaactaattttcaaaatatctcgTTTAGACAAAAACGATAATTTATTCCTCAAAACCAACGTGTTAACCCTTTTTGTGGATATACTTGGCTTAGCTACTCCACGTGAAGATGCCGAGTCATTGATTTACGGTTACGGAGCTTTAAAATTTCTTACTATGAATCCAGATTTAATGGAACGTGCCATGAATAACGGTTGTCTATCGCTAATGctgttacatttaaaaatgataaatttagaAAGAACAGAACGGCAAGTCTTGCCGGAGACCATCAACCACGTACTTTACCAGTTAACTGGTACTCTAAGAAATGTGGTCAACGACAGAAAATTTTACGTTGAACTTTTGTCTTCCGGTGGCTTGGTGACAATATACCGTGCTTTGGAATTGTTTTCTGGAGATATTGATGTGGTTACGAACATTTCCAGAATTTTAAG cATTATGTCCACTGATGGGAAATGCTGCGAAGCACTTGTGGATTGCTGGTCAAATGTATCCGTATTAATGTCAATAATAGACAAATACCCGGGGCAAGAAGAAATTGTAGTtcgtattacctatacattaggAAACATACTGACCAATAATGAAAACGCTAGACACCAA ttatacgaaACACATTGCTCTATgggaacatttttgaatttaatgcaATTATACTTGGAAAAAGATTTGAACAATATATCACGTGATGTTAAATTCAACATTGTTGAGGACGTGCttatcaaa ataatacgtGTCATAGTAAATATGAGCATACAACCGGAAATTGGTGCTAAGTTAGTAAAGGCGGCAGACGATTATCATCCAGTTCACAAAGTTAAAGAATGCgaacaatttttagattctttatTGACTATACTTAGGCGGAAATCTATTGATGAAAATGAAGAGCTTGTACTTGCTGCGTTAGCTGCTTTGAACAACTTATCATATTATGCGGACATGTCAAATCCAAATAATGGTCCTTTTGGCGCTCGTCAGTTAGATATAACACAAG caTTAAGTTTGTTACTTACAACCAGAAATCAGTTTTGCAAAGTGGAGGTAGCTAGAGTATTTGGAAACTTAACAAGATCAGCTACAGTTCGAGATTACTTATTGGAGACTAGTG GATTATTGGCGGTGACCAACTGCTTAGATAGTGGCGACAAGGAATTACTGGTCGTATGTTGCGGCGTATTGGTTAATATGACTTCTGATGAGAACAACCGAGAAGCGTTCAAAAATTACAACGGTGTTTCAAAAATGGTAAACATTCTTAGGTCGTTGGGTGAACACAATTGGACTTTGTCAGCGCTAATCTGCCAAACCCTGTGGAACGTGTGTTCAGGCAGTGACCGTTTTCCTGGTGACCCTATGGTAGTACTCGACACGCTGGTCAAACTCACAG ACGAAGAACAATTATTTGGTGAGCTATTGTCGTCAAACGAGGAGAAAGTGGCAGAGTACAAGCAGTGGGAAGATTTCGCTTCGGTGGCTACGAATCTCTTAGAGTGGTTAGACGAACTACTAGAAGGGAGATTTGataacatagaacaataa